The Papaver somniferum cultivar HN1 chromosome 6, ASM357369v1, whole genome shotgun sequence genome segment AGGTTTCGGATTTTGGCTTGTCTGAACCAACTACATCAAACATCCAAGTCCAAAACATGAATCCGATGGGAGATATATGCCTTTCTAGTAAAGCCGGCAACGCAAAAATCTATTCTTCTTGTGAAATAATCTGCTCTTGGTAATGGCGACTTGGATAAATCTTCTTAGATCATCAGCACGATATGCTCTAAAGTGGCAGGATCTCGCTGCTAACAGATGCGTTAGttgttctttttctattttttttcaaattttagtTGTAACAGATGTTGGTTTAGGGATTTCTTAGTTCTTATGTTCAGTGATTTTGGTAGCTATGATGCTGTTTATACTTGTTTCAGTGAGATTTTGTTTACTTGTTGGGTTGTTGTTGTtcgatttttagggttcttgGGGGCGGTACCGTTGAATGTGGTAGTTTTGTGATTTTGGTCAATGGAGTTCGTATGAAATTGAATAGTCTCGCTTATGTGATGTTGTCAGATGCAATTGCATGTTTGTATTGCAAGATTTCATAAACACATGACAGAAATTGATGTTTTAGTAATGCGGAGATTACAGCAAATCATTTTATGTGATTTTAGTTCATTGTTGCTTTTCGGTGTTCTCGAGTAATTATTATGGAAATTAATTCTCTTTCATTTTGCAGCTGTCTGCAAATGGTGCAACAGCATGGCCTGTCACGTCATTGCGTCAGATGTTGTCGGGGAGCGTGGCTAGACTATTCTGCAGGTTTTAACAAACTGATTCATCGTTGACATGTTTGTCCGGCCGAACAGATTATTTTGGTTTGTGCCagggtttttttttgttgctagCTAGGTGATGATTTTTATGTTCAGCTCAAATGTTTCGAATCCGAAACTGGCAAAGGACTGGCCGGGTAGTAAAAGCAGCTACTGGGAAGATACGTAGTACATAATAAGATGTGTTGAGCTTTATTTTATTTCACTTTCCTTTGCAAGTTTTCCTCATCTTACTCCTGCAATCTTTCACATGATCATTAAACAGGTCTAGAGTTGACCGATGATATCCTCAATTCCGAGGCTAAACTCCATGCTTTGTTTTTGAAGTTGCTCTCGAAACAGGATTTCTACCATTTTGACGTGGAAGATGAAAAAGCTTTTAAGAAAAGGTTTGAAATTTTTAAGGACACGGCTCGGGATTGCCACCAACATAACAAAACCGGCTCTTCCTACAGTTCGGGAGTAACTTGCTTTGCAGATCTGACTCACGAGGAGTATGTAACTAGGTCTTGGAAGATCTATCCGAAAAAGTTGACAACTAATAACTATAAGATGGGTCAGGGATTTGGCTATCTTAAACGGTGAATTCGGAAACGGGTGGGATTTAGATCTTAGAAGAAGACGGCTGATAGACGAAGAAACTATTGAATTGGCTGTTCTTTTTTCTCTCCTTGATGGCATCAGTTTAACTCCAACAGTAGACAGTAGATCTTGGAGATGGGATCCAAATGGGGTGTTCACAGTTCAGTCATGCTACAAAGGGCTACAACAAAGCTCAGGTATTGCTTTCCCTCATTCTCAAGTTTGGAATACTAAAGTCCCTACAATAGTTTCTTTTTTCGTGTGGCTTATTCATCATGATGCTATCCTAACCCAAGACAATCTTGCGAGACGAGGACGGGTATTCGTAAATAGATTTGTTTTTTGCAAAAAAAGAATCCGAAACCATTAACCACCTCTATGCACTGCCCTACTATCCATCTGGTTTGGATGTATTTCGTGCATGAATTCTCGCGAGACTGGGTATCAAACTACAATATTACTGACCTTTTCATAGGCTACCGGATGCAAAGACTTACGGAAAATGGTTTGTTACTGTGGGAACTTCTACCTTTTGCTTTTGTTTGGAGTGTGTGGAAACAAAGAAATTCTTGCATCTTTCGGGACAAAGATTACTCCCAAGAGAATCTTATATGGAAGATAAAGTCTCTGCTCCTATACTGGAACTCTACAAATATATCTTTCAGAGGGATCACCTACCAAAATCTCCATTACAATTGGGCTCTTGTAGTGAATGGGTCCCAATAATGTTTCTTTCAATCTTGTTTCGGGTGTAGGTAGAGGATTTTAGTTTCTAAGACAGCCAACCATTAGCTCTTGCTGTTGTCTTATTTTTCTCACCTTTTGTGCAATTTGGTTGGGCTGTTCTCTTATTGCGTGGGTGTTGATTCCCTTTGGAATCCCCTTGGATAATTCTGTATATTCTTATTTCATCTATAAAATTCTTTGTtgtattgatcaaaaaaaaaaaaaaaggttgacaACTAACGAAAAAGATAGCTAACCAGGTTATTGCTGGTATAGCTGCAGTTAACTATCGAGCTATAGATATGCAATTAAGCTAACCAGGTTAATTAGCTGGTGTTAATGTTGTGTTTTCTTAGATTAGTGTTGGGTTTCTTTCGATCCTGTCGGTAGCATATCTACTACCCCTGAAAGTGTAGTCGCTTATGTGTCCCTCCGAGAAACCACTGAAACAATTTAACCTGCAAACCCCAGAAAGTAACGGATTAAAATGACATTAGGATGGATCATTTTTGAAGTCGATGGAAGCTTTTATATTGCTCTCAAAGGATTCCTTCCCTGCAAAATTCTCATTTGGTTTCCAAAATATCTCACTGGTAGAAATCACACTAGCCCACCATAAGCTACCCCAAACTGTAATTTAGTATTCAGTTATTCAATCCCATCCTTATAAGAAAAAACACAATCCTTACACAAAGAAACTGAAGGGTCTGTAATATCTACTTCTCAAGCTCTTCAGTTTCCTTCTAAGATATACAATCCATATGGATCTCTCAACACATCATATGAGAAGTTGTTTCAACACAGCAAAGCTCTTCCATTTACGCACACCTTAagcacaaaagaagaagaagaagaaaaaaagtctaCGACCTTGTTAGTCAAGGCTTCTTCGATGGGGTGAATGTAATTAATTTCACGACTTTATGGTAGACTAGCTAGTTGTTACACCGACTTTATGTCAGACTAGTTGTTACACCGAGCTACTACGACTTTATTAGCAAATATATAACACAGGAGTAGGCACCTAAAAAACATCTTTTGGATAAGGCTGtcgaaacatatatatatatcagtaCTTTCTGAGCtatttttgtgcttaaaagtaaaaacacaaatagATGGATCTTATTCATGCACTCCGAAAAGCAAATCTTACGAGATCTCTATCAACCTCGCAAGTTCTTCGAGTACAGACAACAAATATTATGCATGCAAAAGtttcaaacaaataaataaacaaagaGTATTCAACTAAAGTTTAGCTGTTGGGATGGCAGTCTGCTCAACTTTGAAGGTTTCGTTGAAGGCATTAGCACCAACAAACCAACCATCGTCTTTTTCATAGATTTTTTCCGTCCCATCCGACAGAATATCGGTCTGAGTATAAGAAAAAGGAATACCAGCAGTGCCCTGTACCGCAATCAGACTTGCAGTCACAATGCTCTTAGACGGCACCTCAACTGTGTAAACAGACCCCATCTGTACTTCCCTTTCCACCGTTTCTCCCCATTCGTACGAACTGGTAAACTCTACGGAAAACTCAATTGATCCTTCCGCCACCTCTGGCACACCAGATGTTATGGTTGTTTTAACACCTAGACTCAGAGATAGGCTTGCATTCCAAGTACTACTATGAGTATCTGAAATCCTGAGATCTATTGCTACCGTCATGGACGATTGGGTCTTATTTTCAACCCTTTTGTTGATGAGCACAACGGGTTTTCCTTTAGTTGTATTTGCAGCAGGGATCCGAAAAACGACGTTATCGATTTTCCTAGACAAAACAGGATCCGCAATTACCAGGCGAGAATACTCGTCAACATATTTGTTGACTCTACCTAGGCAGTCCATCTTGTCGTACGCCGTGAGTCTCTTGCAGTAAAGGTTGTCTATTAGGCCTCGGAAAGCGACGACATTTTCTGCGTATTTGACAGGGAGGAATACGTTCTCAGTTTTGTGGGTCATCTTGTCAGACGACTCAGACCCGTCCGCAAATACCCACAAGGAATTCTTATTGCTCCAGAACATATTGCTAGAAAGACTCTTTATGCGGATTCCTCCGTTTCGACTTGGCGTCACCTCGAATTCCGTATCTGTTCCTCGGAGTCTACCGATGCTAAAACCCAAATACTCGTCAGTACCAGTAAGGAGGTAGTTTCCGTTGTCTCCTTTGAGTACCATGCGGTTTGGGAACATCACTACAGACTCCCAGTTGATGACAAGAAACTTGTCGTACCCATCTCTATCCGCCTTTAAGCAGTCAACAAGAGTGGAAACGCCCGTCTGTAAGCAAGCAAAAATGCCAGTAGCCATATGGCGAAATCGTACCTTCGTATTATCACCAGCAGTTACGAAAACAGGCTGGAAAAGTGTGCACGACCATTTTGTTTGATCCTCCTCAGGTTCAGCAGCAACGGCAGTGATCCAGCTGTTAGTTGCGCTTACAGTTGACAAGTACTTGTTGTTGTACATACATCTGATATTAAACAGTCCGGCAGCATCCTTGTCTTTCCCCTTCTCCAACTCAAACCTCGTGTCACGATCGAAACTGTATTCACCTCCGAATTTGAGAGCCAGAGGAACCTGCGAATTGCCTTCAACAGAGCGCAAGTATTTGTCATTATAATCTGATTGGAGTATTACATACCTCGGCAGTGTTTCTGCCATGATAGCATGTACCTCACTGTTTTCATTCAGAGGAACCGCTACTCCAACTCCACCTCCATCAACAGGAGGAGGTATTACCAATGGTTTGAACTTgcacaaagaagaagaagttggttTCATCTCTCTATCCTTTCTTTCCCTGTGTTGTGTGTTTCTGTATGTAACTTGTATGCCTTATTTTATAGGCCGGTCGCTAGAGAAGAATGAGTTGAGAGTTTTAAAGTGATAGTGGATTCCAACAGCTCTACTTTAACCAAGTTGGAATGGTTCTTCAGCTGGTCACGGGTGATTGAGATCAGTAGCTTGAATACCCACGCAAACTATTAAGTAATCACATTTGCTAATTATTGTGTTAGCCATGACATTTCCTTATTGGAAGGAGTAGACTTTTATTTAGTAATCATATTTGCACTGCAATACGTCTATTAAGTGATCACATCTGCACTGCAATTTGACATGTTGGCCTATAAAATATCACAACTAAGCATCTGTAAGCTAACACTTGACAACATCAATTATTTGCTTGTTTTCATCGTACTTATCCAGATTTTGTTCAGACTATTTCACCGTACTTACCCAGATTCTGTCAAGACTAACTATCGAAGTTAGGGACTACTTGGTCATTACTAGATTGGGAAACTTAGGCGCacgcccaaaaaaaaaaatctcattgtCATACGCACAATTAATTTTAGAAACTGTGACACTcataattatccgaaattattaaaacatgtctGCATGATGGTTTATGCATCCGCTTGACATGTTATGCATATTGTTTTTCCGGggataacttgttatgcatcctaatttttcaggggtataattggcaacgcaacttggatataacatatctaaaaatccgcgccttggagttttacaaattttatatcgttggaaatcttttaaaaagagctacgcaacgagtacaaacaacaatatcaaattttgtttttcatgaaaaaatcagagataatcaacattttaggaaaaaatttcaaaaacttgatacataaccattatgcaacctccaaaaaagatgcataacacattatgcagaagCATGACGAATTATGAAaccattttctcgattgcataacaaattatgcatctgtataacaaagttatgcatctataacaagttatgtagccattattttggttgattttagtgcttacataaaaaattgatgcataatgcattatgcaaccatattttcagattatgcattaattttctcgatgcataaaagattgtgcaacaatttctcgatgcataatgcagcCATATTTCACGActacataaaagattatgcatcaattttcacgactgcataacatgttatgtagatattatatATTATAGGTGTATGACAAGTTAtacggtcttttttttttgttggttccaACAATAACAAAAACGTTGATGCATAATATATTATGCAAACATTTTCTGGacagcataacaagttatgcaacaacttttcacTACTGCATAACAACTTTTGGAAACCAATAGGAACAATAACTGTTGGATTACAGCTCATTGCACTTATCATGAATTACTTGAATCAGCAAAACTCGACAAAAGGATCATAGTAATTTTCTAGGAAAAAGTTTCTGTCAGCTTTATGTCTCAGTTGCCTCCACGTGAACTCATTTTTACCATAAACATACCATCTTAACTAAAAGAAAAACTCCGCAACCTAGTACCACACCTCTATACTCCTATATCGGCTCCAGCTAGATGAAAACTTctagttttcttcatcttctttctctttggTCCCAAAACAAtgaaaagaagacgaagaaccaaCAGAATTCAGCAAAAACAAAATTCATCATCTACTAAAGTACTCCTGGGACAGAGATTTGAGATATAAGGAAATGTGTTACGTTGGAATGTGTAATCACGATTCTAGTTGCAACTGGCATAATATTGACAATCTCTCTTGTCAAACGGCATCATGATAATAAGAATTACAATTGTTACGGTGAAGACTTCCAGCAACAACCAGCACCGTCCCTCCCTTCCACGGGGTTTCCGCCTAATATTTACAGTCCATCAGCAATACttcgaccaccaccaccatcgaatCAACCTAGTGAACCCAGTCAGTCTAATCCACCAAGTGATTCAAGTCAGAACAAGAATCCGAGATTGGAACTGAAATTGATTTCATGATGGAAGAAAACACAACAATTACAAGGTGAGTGGAGATGGCAAAGACCGATGTTCAAATTCAGTTAGAGAGGTGAGTCGGAACTGAGAAATTGATTCACCGAATCAATTAGGTAAATAAATGATCGATTGTTGAGATTTATGAGAAGATACAGAGGGGTGATGGAGGTGGTTGTGATTTGGTGTTGCTggcgtgttttttttttggataaacaaAGTCCTTTGATTTTGGGGTAGCGGCGGTGTTCGAAGTGGTGGCAGTGCCGGTGACCGAGGTAGCAGTGGCGGTAGAGAAGGAGTAGGTGGTGGAggcagagagaaagagaaagagtacGATGGAGAagtaagagagaagaagaagaacgaaaaagaTAAAAATCTCAGGATAAAACTTAATCTCACCGATTTTGGGTCTCAGAATAATTTTTTCCAACAAATGGGTGTTTCTCATTAAATTTTTAGACGTGGATTTCACGGTCGGAGAAATCTAAAAAATAGGTATGACCGTGGTTTTCACTACTTTGcaaaaaagaagaacaagaaaaacaACTGGCTTAAGCCCATTTTTAAGGCATGTTTTGTCAACAATCAACATGGGTGAGCAGCGGGTAGTAAAATCAGTAGATTTGGTGTCTCTTATATCTGGTCCATCTGAATGACGGATGTTAGACTCCTATCCGCGCCTTGTCTATAACCATTGGGTTTGGCATCTACAGGTAGATGGATTGCATGCGGGTCAATCCGTGTATCCGTAATAAAATTCCTATTAGATAACACAAAATTAGTCAATTAACTCAATAACAATAATTTCAGGAtgaaaaaaacatgtaaaatttgatactgttcaaaTAGGCGAGAATGTAAAAAAGCCGGGATATAAACAGTTTGATCCCACCCATTTTTAAgcactttttcttattttaaatttACATCAGGATACATCCAGTTTCAGCATCGCTCTTTTATAAGTTTAATACAGAATCCAgattcatttttatcatttttctggtATCAATATTAATTAATAAACATATAAGAATCCCACACACAGGTCGTGTGGTG includes the following:
- the LOC113286518 gene encoding uncharacterized protein LOC113286518, giving the protein MKPTSSSLCKFKPLVIPPPVDGGGVGVAVPLNENSEVHAIMAETLPRYVILQSDYNDKYLRSVEGNSQVPLALKFGGEYSFDRDTRFELEKGKDKDAAGLFNIRCMYNNKYLSTVSATNSWITAVAAEPEEDQTKWSCTLFQPVFVTAGDNTKVRFRHMATGIFACLQTGVSTLVDCLKADRDGYDKFLVINWESVVMFPNRMVLKGDNGNYLLTGTDEYLGFSIGRLRGTDTEFEVTPSRNGGIRIKSLSSNMFWSNKNSLWVFADGSESSDKMTHKTENVFLPVKYAENVVAFRGLIDNLYCKRLTAYDKMDCLGRVNKYVDEYSRLVIADPVLSRKIDNVVFRIPAANTTKGKPVVLINKRVENKTQSSMTVAIDLRISDTHSSTWNASLSLSLGVKTTITSGVPEVAEGSIEFSVEFTSSYEWGETVEREVQMGSVYTVEVPSKSIVTASLIAVQGTAGIPFSYTQTDILSDGTEKIYEKDDGWFVGANAFNETFKVEQTAIPTAKL